From Rutidosis leptorrhynchoides isolate AG116_Rl617_1_P2 chromosome 3, CSIRO_AGI_Rlap_v1, whole genome shotgun sequence, a single genomic window includes:
- the LOC139901261 gene encoding uncharacterized protein has product MEFNPERGIRQGDPISPFLFIIVAEGLNILTKRALSNGHLRGINDSKLTLKKVNSMELAYLNKKPIIWPKYINCSTGTTPFTYLGLPIGVPTSHASSWKPIVEKFDKKLSDWKAKSISFGGRLTLIKSILSSIPLYYFSLFHAPSNILNLLEAKRQIFLGQVHNGKQN; this is encoded by the exons ATGGAATTTAATCCCGAAAGGGGTATTCGTCAGGGAGACCCTATTTCACCTTTCCTTTTTATCATAGTTGCTGAAGGACTCAACATCCTAACCAAACGTGCACTATCTAATGGCCATCTACGTGGTATTAAT GACTCAAAGTTAACTTTAAAAAAAGTAAACTCTATGGAATTGGCATATCTAAACAAGAAACCGATCATATGGCCGAAATACATCAACTGCTCTACCGGAACTACTCCTTTCACATATCTTGGACTTCCCATTGGTGTTCCCACTTCTCACGCTTCCTCTTGGAAGCCGATTGTCGAAAAATTCGACAAAAAGCTCTCTGATTGGAAAGCTAAATCCATCTCCTTTGGCGGTCGACTAACACTCATTAAATCCATCCTAAGTAGCATCCCCCTTTACTACTTCTCTCTTTTTCATGCACCATCAAACATCCTTAATTTACTCGAAGCAAAAAGACAAATTTTTTTGGGGCAGGTCCACAACGGAAAACAAAATTAA
- the LOC139901262 gene encoding uncharacterized protein, translated as MLESNKDAYIADRITQIESVTCGNWSWIRPPTGRALNELLDINNIISSVTLSDRPDAWKYAHDPSGIYTTKSLAQVINSLKLGQHASNISVMHNKYIPQKVHIFAWRVVQKKLPVRVELDKRGIDLDTILCPLCNIDIETSDHIMVLCLKVSQIWSLILNWWNLHNSSITNIEDAVINKQPFTSKNIGSYLWQATKWTVCYTTWKHRNLKVFSKKEWNPVTP; from the coding sequence ATGCTTGAATCCAATAAAGATGCTTATATCGCGGATAGAATCACACAAATTGAATCAGTCACTTGCGGCAATTGGTCTTGGATAAGACCTCCTACCGGTCGGGCCCTTAATGAACTTTTGGATATCAACAACATTATATCATCCGTTACATTGTCTGATAGGCCCGACGCTTGGAAATACGCTCACGATCCCTCCGGAATCTACACAACTAAATCCTTAGCTCAAGTAATCAATAGCTTAAAACTCGGTCAACATGCTTCAAATATTTCGGTCATGCACAACAAATATATTCCACAAAAAGTTCACATTTTTGCGTGGAGAGTAGTTCAAAAGAAATTACCGGTAAGGGTTGAATTGGACAAAAGGGGCATCGATCTTGACACCATCCTCTGCCCACTTTGCAACATAGACATCGAAACATCCGATCATATCATGGTTCTTTGCCTTAAAGTATCCCAAATTTGGTCACTTATACTTAATTGGTGGAACCTTCATAACTCATCGATTACTAATATTGAAGACGCCGTAATCAATAAACAACCCTTCACAAGTAAAAACATTGGCTCTTATCTGTGGCAAGCAACCAAATGGACTGTATGTTATACAACATGGAAACATCGAAACCTAAAGGTCTTCTCAAAAAAAGAATGGAAtcctgtaacaccctag
- the LOC139901260 gene encoding uncharacterized protein — protein MWNELTSLINSLNIPIILFGDFNEVRNINERMNCEFNQSWSDNFNNFINQSGLIGIPLGGKKFTRICEKTMKFSKLDRFLVSDDILKIWLNISSKNLDRDLSDHCPIILHNTYVDSGPKPIRVFNTWLDLKDTDNIIKMAWSIPVIDNRPDCIFRNKLKNFKMELRKHSTQLDNLDIQIHNHLKAANDWEKIEETRPVTETERLKWVEEKMLHIKKEKKKTKMLKQKSRIKWALEGDENSKYFHNFIKRRANKNNIHGISINGTWTEDPHLIKQETFRYFKSIFKSNNHKNRCPFNNVSHLEYISTQDNIILESKFIEKEIWDALNDCENSKAPGPDGFNMKFFKKHWDLIKNDLINDLDWFWTNTEISKGCNASFFTLIPKKPNPIGLNEYRPICLIGSYYKILTKILSNRLAKVIHKVIGCEQTAFLKGRNILDSVLIANEIIDELK, from the coding sequence ATGTGGAACGAATTAACCTCCCTCATTAACTCACTTAACATCCCAATCATATTGTTTGGTGACTTTAACGAAGTCAGGAACATAAATGAACGTATGAATTGCGAATTTAACCAATCGTGGTCTGACAACTTTAACAACTTCATCAACCAATCCGGTCTAATTGGCATACCCCTCGGTGGGAAAAAATTCACTAGAATCTGCGAAAAAACAATGAAATTTAGCAAATTAGATAGATTTCTAGTTTCAGATGATATCCTTAAAATATGGCTTAACATCTCGTCTAAAAATCTTGACCGAGACCTCTCCGATCACTGTCCTATAATACTTCATAATACGTATGTAGATTCGGGGCCTAAACCTATTCGAGTCTTCAATACGTGGCTAGACTTAAAAGATACGGATAACATTATAAAAATGGCTTGGTCAATTCCTGTAATTGATAATCGTCCTGATTGTATTTTCCGCAATAAACTAAAAAATTTTAAAATGGAACTTAGAAAACATAGTACACAACTCGACAATCTCGACATCCAAATACATAATCACCTAAAAGCGGCTAATGATTGGGAAAAAATTGAGGAAACCCGACCCGTAACAGAAACTGAAAGGTTAAAATGGGTGGAAGAAAAAATGCTTCAtatcaaaaaagaaaaaaagaaaacgaAAATGTTAAAACAAAAGTCACGTATTAAATGGGCTCTTGAAGGTGATGAAAATTCTAAATACTTTCATAATTTTATTAAAAGACGAGCGAATAAAAACAACATCCATGGTATTTCGATTAATGGAACGTGGACCGAAGACCCACACTTAATAAAACAAGAAACTTTCCGTTACTTCAAGTCAATCTTTAAATCCAATAATCATAAAAATCGATGTCCTTTCAATAATGTATCACACCTTGAATACATCTCAACACAAGATAACATCATCCTAGAATCAAAATTTATCGAAAAAGAAATATGGGATGCTCTCAATGATTGCGAAAACTCAAAAGCGCCAGGTCCTGACGGCTTCAACATGAAGTTCTTTAAAAAACATTGGGACCTCATTAAAAATGATCTGATCAATGACCTTGATTGGTTCTGGACCAACACTGAAATTTCCAAAGGTTGTAACGCCTCCTTTTTCACTCTCATCCCTAAAAAACCTAACCCCATTGGCCTAAATGAATATCGACCGATTTGTCTCATTGGTAGTTATTATAAAATCCTGACCAAAATTCTTTCAAACCGACTTGCTAAAGTAATCCACAAGGTCATTGGTTGTGAGCAAACTGCATTCCTTAAGGGTAGAAACATCCTTGATAGTGTACTTATCGCAAACGAAATAATCGATGAACTTAAATGA